One genomic region from Burkholderia latens encodes:
- a CDS encoding glycosyltransferase family 39 protein, with protein MNDTPSRLPLNRITFVLLLAALAIVWFAPLGLRHLIPSDEGRYAEMAREMFVTGDWITPRYNGYKYFEKPPLQTWLNALTFAWFGIGEWQARLYTGLASFAGVLLVGFTGARLFNPLSGFLAAVVLACSPYWNLMGHFNALDMGLAFWMAVSLCALLLAQRPGLRAGAVRGWMWACWAGMAFAVLSKGLVGLILPGAVLVLYTLIARDWALWKRLYLVSGLVIFFAIVTPWFVLVQQRNPEFFNFFFIVQQFRRYLTPEQNRPGPFYYFVPVLLVGFLPWLSVAWQSVRHAVRMPRQPNGFSPMLVLLIWSAFIFLFFSASHSKLISYVLPVAPALALMIGAYLPLMSAEQFRRHLLGYLVFFVAAAFGIIALAYQGDARTPNALYRAFQVWLYVGLAVAGALTLAAAWLNRRAGVAAAITAFGAAWLAFGTIGGTGHDEFGRYSSGALLAPAVRAELAKLPPDTPFYSIEMLDHTFPFYMGHTTIMVQRKDELSFGISVEPNKWIPTVDQWIERWKQEPHALAIMPPGQYDSLVQQHVPMRVIARDNRRVIVEKPQS; from the coding sequence ATGAACGATACGCCGTCGAGGCTACCGCTCAACCGCATCACGTTCGTCCTCCTGCTCGCCGCGCTCGCGATCGTCTGGTTCGCGCCGCTCGGCCTGCGCCATCTGATCCCGAGCGACGAAGGCCGCTACGCGGAAATGGCGCGCGAAATGTTCGTCACCGGCGACTGGATCACGCCGCGCTACAACGGCTACAAGTACTTCGAGAAGCCGCCGCTGCAAACCTGGCTGAACGCGCTGACCTTCGCATGGTTCGGGATCGGCGAATGGCAGGCGCGGCTCTACACGGGCCTCGCGAGTTTCGCCGGCGTGCTGCTCGTCGGCTTCACCGGCGCGCGCCTGTTCAACCCGCTGTCCGGCTTCCTCGCGGCGGTCGTGCTCGCGTGCTCGCCGTACTGGAACCTGATGGGCCACTTCAACGCGCTCGACATGGGGCTCGCGTTCTGGATGGCGGTGTCGCTGTGCGCGCTGCTGCTCGCGCAGCGGCCCGGCCTGCGCGCCGGTGCGGTGCGCGGCTGGATGTGGGCGTGCTGGGCCGGGATGGCGTTCGCCGTGCTGTCCAAGGGCCTCGTCGGGCTGATCCTGCCCGGCGCCGTGCTGGTGCTCTATACACTGATCGCGCGCGACTGGGCGCTATGGAAGCGGCTGTATCTGGTCAGCGGCCTCGTGATCTTCTTCGCGATCGTCACGCCGTGGTTCGTGCTTGTCCAGCAGCGCAACCCGGAGTTCTTCAACTTCTTCTTCATCGTCCAGCAGTTCCGCCGCTACCTGACGCCGGAACAGAATCGTCCGGGCCCGTTCTACTACTTCGTGCCGGTGCTGCTGGTCGGCTTCCTGCCGTGGCTGTCGGTCGCATGGCAGAGCGTGCGCCATGCGGTGCGCATGCCGCGCCAGCCGAACGGATTCTCGCCGATGCTCGTGCTGCTGATCTGGAGCGCGTTCATCTTCCTGTTCTTCAGCGCGTCGCATTCGAAGCTGATCTCGTACGTGCTGCCGGTCGCGCCGGCGCTCGCGCTGATGATCGGCGCGTACCTGCCGCTGATGAGCGCAGAGCAGTTCCGCCGTCACCTGCTCGGCTATCTGGTGTTCTTCGTCGCCGCGGCATTCGGCATCATCGCGCTCGCATACCAGGGCGACGCACGCACACCGAACGCGCTGTACCGCGCGTTCCAGGTCTGGCTTTACGTGGGCCTCGCAGTCGCGGGTGCGCTCACGCTCGCGGCCGCATGGCTGAACCGCCGCGCGGGCGTCGCGGCCGCGATCACCGCATTCGGCGCCGCGTGGCTCGCGTTCGGCACGATCGGCGGCACCGGACACGACGAGTTCGGCCGCTACAGCTCCGGCGCGCTGCTCGCGCCCGCGGTGCGCGCCGAACTCGCGAAGCTGCCGCCGGACACGCCGTTCTACTCGATCGAGATGCTCGATCACACATTCCCGTTCTACATGGGCCACACGACGATCATGGTCCAGCGCAAGGACGAGCTCTCGTTCGGGATTTCGGTCGAGCCGAACAAGTGGATCCCGACCGTCGACCAATGGATCGAACGCTGGAAGCAGGAACCCCATGCGCTCGCGATCATGCCGCCCGGCCAGTACGACTCGCTGGTCCAGCAACACGTGCCGATGCGCGTGATCGCGCGCGACAACCGCCGCGTGATCGTCGAGAAACCGCAATCGTAA
- a CDS encoding formyltransferase produces the protein MKPRAVVFAYHNVGVRCLQVLLARGVDVALVVTHEDNPNENIWFGSVASVAAEHGIPVVTPADPADPALRRAVSDAQPDFIFSFYYRHMLPADLLAIAPRGAYNMHGSLLPKYRGRVPTNWAVLNGETETGATLHEMAAKPDAGAIVGQTAVPILPDDTAAQVFDKVTVAAEQTLWRVLPALLAGDAPHLPNDLANGSYYGGRKPEDGRIDWTKPAAQVYNLVRAVAPPYPGAFTDIGGTRFVVARARVAAPGSAAAAAAADLPPGLHVSDNALFGVCGDSRALSILELWQQRDGGETVVTPAEFAQFIHSSRHS, from the coding sequence ATGAAGCCGCGCGCGGTCGTCTTCGCGTATCACAACGTCGGCGTGCGCTGCCTGCAGGTGCTGCTGGCACGCGGCGTCGACGTCGCACTCGTCGTCACGCACGAGGACAACCCGAACGAGAACATCTGGTTCGGCAGCGTCGCATCGGTGGCCGCCGAGCACGGGATCCCGGTCGTCACGCCGGCCGATCCCGCCGATCCCGCGCTGCGCCGCGCCGTGTCCGACGCGCAGCCCGACTTCATCTTCTCGTTCTACTACCGCCACATGCTGCCGGCGGACCTGCTCGCCATCGCACCGCGCGGCGCGTACAACATGCACGGGTCGCTGCTGCCGAAATACCGGGGTCGGGTTCCGACCAACTGGGCCGTGCTGAACGGCGAAACGGAAACCGGCGCGACGCTGCACGAAATGGCCGCGAAGCCGGACGCCGGCGCGATCGTCGGCCAGACCGCCGTGCCGATCCTGCCGGACGACACCGCGGCGCAGGTATTCGACAAGGTGACGGTGGCGGCCGAACAGACGCTCTGGCGCGTGCTGCCCGCGCTGCTCGCGGGCGACGCGCCGCATCTGCCTAACGACCTCGCGAACGGCAGCTACTACGGCGGACGCAAGCCGGAGGACGGCCGCATCGACTGGACGAAGCCGGCCGCGCAGGTCTACAACCTGGTGCGCGCGGTCGCCCCGCCGTATCCGGGCGCGTTCACCGACATCGGCGGCACGCGGTTCGTAGTCGCCCGCGCGCGCGTCGCGGCACCCGGCAGCGCCGCCGCCGCGGCTGCGGCGGATTTGCCGCCCGGCCTGCACGTAAGCGATAATGCGCTATTCGGCGTCTGCGGCGACAGCCGCGCCCTATCCATTCTCGAGCTGTGGCAGCAGCGCGACGGCGGCGAAACCGTCGTGACGCCCGCGGAATTCGCGCAGTTCATTCATTCTTCCCGTCATTCATGA
- a CDS encoding polysaccharide deacetylase family protein yields the protein MARIVLKIDVDTLRGTREGVPNLARIFDRFNARATFLFSLGPDHTGWALRRVFRPGFLKKVSRTSVVEHYGVKQLMYGVLLPGPDIGRRAIADMRAIHEAGFECGIHTWDHVYWQDNVRARDRDWTAREMQKSHARFVDVFGAPPVTHGAAGWQMNDAAFEQIDAWGMRYASDGRGHSPYLPVVGGRTLSHVQMPTTLPTLDEVLGIDGIDTHNVAAHILKFTETNPHDQVFTLHAELEGQKLAPVFEQLLAGWRAQGHTFATMGDYHATLDRDTLPSYPVAWGEIPGRSGELIVQPD from the coding sequence TTGGCTCGTATCGTCCTCAAGATCGACGTCGACACGCTGCGCGGCACGCGCGAAGGCGTGCCGAATCTCGCGCGCATCTTCGATCGCTTCAATGCGCGCGCGACCTTCCTCTTCAGCCTCGGGCCCGACCACACGGGCTGGGCGCTGCGGCGCGTGTTCCGCCCCGGCTTCCTGAAGAAGGTGTCGCGCACGTCGGTGGTCGAGCATTACGGCGTGAAGCAGCTGATGTACGGCGTGCTGCTGCCAGGCCCCGACATCGGCCGGCGCGCGATCGCCGACATGCGCGCGATTCACGAGGCCGGCTTCGAATGCGGAATCCATACGTGGGATCACGTGTACTGGCAGGACAACGTGCGCGCACGCGATCGCGACTGGACCGCGCGTGAGATGCAGAAGAGCCACGCGCGCTTTGTCGACGTCTTCGGCGCGCCGCCCGTCACGCACGGCGCGGCCGGCTGGCAGATGAACGACGCCGCGTTCGAGCAGATCGACGCATGGGGGATGCGCTACGCATCCGACGGCCGCGGCCATTCGCCGTACCTGCCCGTCGTCGGCGGCCGCACACTGTCGCACGTGCAGATGCCGACCACGCTGCCGACGCTCGACGAGGTGCTCGGCATCGACGGCATCGACACGCACAACGTCGCAGCGCACATCCTGAAGTTCACCGAAACCAACCCGCACGACCAGGTATTCACGCTGCATGCGGAACTGGAAGGCCAGAAGCTCGCGCCGGTGTTCGAGCAATTGCTCGCGGGATGGCGCGCGCAGGGCCATACGTTTGCGACGATGGGCGACTATCACGCGACGCTGGACCGCGACACGCTGCCATCGTACCCTGTCGCGTGGGGCGAAATCCCCGGCCGCTCCGGCGAACTGATCGTCCAGCCCGACTGA
- a CDS encoding DegT/DnrJ/EryC1/StrS family aminotransferase, with translation MSQTTAPFLPFTRPEIDEETIQGVVEVLRSGWITTGPQNQKFEAALSEYCGGRPVRAFNSGTCTLEIGLRIAGVGPGDEVITTPATWVSTSNVILETGATPVFADIDPVTRNIDLDKLEQAITPRTKAIIPVYLAGLPVDMDRLYAIARARNLRVIEDAAQALGSTWKGQRIGAIGDIVSFSFHANKNLTTIEGGALVLNDDAEAALAQKYRLQGITRTGFDGMDCDVLGGKYNMTDVAARVGLGQLPHLERFTAQRRALARAYFAALGGGPAVKLGLGLPVADFENGNWHMFQVTLPLERLSISRADFMAQMKERGIGTGVHYPAIHLFTLYRARGFREGMFPHAERYGASTVTLPLFTQMTEDDVRRVADAINQICEQYGK, from the coding sequence ATGAGCCAGACTACCGCTCCGTTTTTGCCGTTCACCCGCCCGGAGATCGATGAGGAAACCATCCAGGGCGTCGTCGAAGTGCTGCGCTCGGGCTGGATCACCACCGGCCCGCAGAACCAGAAGTTCGAAGCCGCGCTGTCCGAGTATTGCGGCGGCCGGCCGGTGCGCGCGTTCAACTCCGGCACGTGCACGCTCGAGATCGGCCTGCGCATCGCAGGCGTGGGCCCCGGCGACGAAGTGATCACGACGCCCGCCACGTGGGTGTCGACCAGCAACGTAATCCTCGAAACCGGCGCGACGCCGGTGTTCGCCGACATCGACCCGGTCACGCGCAACATCGACCTCGACAAGCTCGAGCAGGCGATCACGCCGCGCACGAAGGCGATCATCCCGGTCTACCTGGCCGGCCTGCCGGTGGACATGGACCGCCTGTACGCGATCGCGCGCGCCCGCAACCTGCGCGTGATCGAGGACGCGGCCCAGGCGCTCGGCTCGACGTGGAAAGGCCAACGCATCGGCGCAATCGGCGACATCGTGTCGTTCAGCTTCCACGCGAACAAGAACCTGACGACGATCGAAGGCGGCGCACTCGTGCTGAACGACGACGCCGAAGCGGCGCTCGCGCAGAAGTACCGGCTGCAGGGCATCACGCGCACCGGCTTCGACGGGATGGACTGCGACGTGCTCGGCGGCAAGTACAACATGACCGACGTCGCCGCGCGCGTCGGTCTCGGCCAGCTGCCGCACCTCGAGCGCTTCACCGCGCAGCGCCGCGCGCTCGCGCGCGCGTATTTCGCGGCCCTCGGCGGCGGCCCGGCCGTGAAGCTCGGGCTCGGGTTGCCGGTCGCCGATTTCGAGAACGGCAACTGGCACATGTTCCAGGTCACGCTGCCGCTCGAACGGCTGTCGATCTCGCGCGCGGACTTCATGGCGCAGATGAAGGAGCGCGGCATCGGCACGGGCGTCCACTACCCGGCCATCCACCTTTTCACGCTGTATCGCGCGCGCGGCTTCAGGGAGGGCATGTTCCCCCACGCCGAGCGGTACGGCGCCTCGACCGTCACGCTGCCGCTGTTCACGCAGATGACGGAAGACGATGTGCGTCGCGTAGCCGACGCCATCAATCAGATTTGCGAACAATACGGAAAATAA
- a CDS encoding glycosyltransferase, translating into MNHLEARAGHPGAANPEVSVIIPVYNEEDGLAALFARLYPALDALGTSYEVILINDGSRDRSAAMLADQFHVRPDTTRVVLLNGNYGQHMAILAGFAQSRGEIVITLDADLQNPPEEIGKLIAKMREGYDYVGSIRKQRQDSLWRRKASQMMNRLRERITRIKMTDQGCMLRAYSRRIIDTINVCGEVNTFIPALAYTFAQNPTEIEVAHEERFAGQSKYSLYSLIRLNFDLVTGFSVVPLQWLSFIGVILSLGSAALFVLLLVRRFIVGAEVQGVFTLFAITFFLLGVIIFALGLLGEYVGRIYQQVRARPRYLIQAVLEQHEGVPPVPAAANRAGAAQ; encoded by the coding sequence ATGAATCACCTTGAAGCACGCGCCGGGCATCCGGGCGCCGCGAACCCGGAGGTTTCGGTCATCATCCCCGTGTACAACGAGGAAGACGGCCTGGCTGCGCTGTTCGCGCGGCTGTACCCGGCACTCGACGCACTCGGCACGTCATACGAAGTGATCCTGATCAACGACGGCAGCCGCGACCGCTCGGCCGCGATGCTCGCGGACCAGTTCCACGTGCGTCCCGACACGACGCGCGTCGTGCTGCTCAACGGCAACTACGGCCAGCACATGGCGATCCTCGCCGGCTTCGCGCAGTCGCGCGGCGAGATCGTGATCACGCTCGACGCCGACCTGCAGAACCCGCCCGAGGAGATCGGCAAGCTGATCGCGAAGATGCGCGAAGGCTACGACTACGTCGGCTCGATCCGCAAGCAGCGGCAGGACAGCCTGTGGCGCCGCAAGGCATCGCAGATGATGAACCGGCTGCGCGAGCGCATCACGCGTATCAAGATGACCGACCAGGGCTGCATGCTGCGCGCGTACAGCCGCCGCATCATCGACACGATCAACGTGTGCGGCGAAGTCAACACGTTCATCCCCGCGCTCGCCTACACGTTCGCGCAGAACCCGACCGAAATCGAGGTCGCGCACGAGGAGCGCTTCGCGGGCCAGTCGAAGTATTCGCTGTACAGCCTGATCCGGCTGAACTTCGATCTGGTGACCGGCTTCTCGGTCGTGCCGCTGCAGTGGCTGTCGTTCATCGGCGTGATCCTGTCGCTCGGCTCCGCGGCGCTGTTCGTGCTGCTGCTCGTGCGCCGCTTCATCGTCGGCGCGGAAGTGCAAGGCGTGTTCACGCTGTTCGCGATCACGTTCTTCCTGCTCGGCGTGATCATCTTCGCGCTCGGGCTGCTCGGCGAATACGTCGGCCGCATCTACCAGCAGGTGCGTGCACGGCCGCGCTACCTGATTCAGGCAGTGCTCGAGCAGCACGAAGGCGTGCCGCCGGTGCCGGCTGCCGCGAACCGCGCGGGAGCCGCGCAATGA
- a CDS encoding peroxiredoxin, whose translation MSVEVDRQVPDFTAAATGGDISLSDLKGKKLVLYFYPKDNTPGCTTEGLQFRDLYPKFKKAGAEVIGVSRDSLRSHDNFKAKLELPFPLISDADEALCALFDVIKMKKMYGKEVRGIERSTFLIDADGVLRHAWRGIKVPGHVDDVLKAVQAL comes from the coding sequence GTGTCCGTCGAAGTTGACCGTCAAGTTCCCGATTTCACCGCAGCTGCCACGGGCGGCGACATTTCGCTGTCCGACCTGAAGGGCAAGAAGCTCGTGCTGTATTTCTATCCGAAGGACAACACGCCGGGCTGCACGACCGAAGGCCTGCAGTTCCGCGATCTGTATCCGAAGTTCAAGAAGGCCGGCGCCGAAGTGATTGGCGTGTCGCGCGACAGCCTGCGCTCGCATGACAATTTCAAGGCGAAGCTCGAGCTGCCGTTTCCGCTGATTTCCGATGCCGACGAAGCGTTGTGCGCGCTGTTCGATGTCATCAAGATGAAGAAAATGTATGGCAAGGAAGTGCGCGGAATCGAACGTTCGACGTTCCTGATCGACGCCGACGGCGTGCTTCGCCACGCATGGCGCGGCATCAAGGTACCCGGCCACGTGGACGACGTGCTTAAGGCTGTACAAGCGCTTTGA
- a CDS encoding Mth938-like domain-containing protein, which produces MKLHQDSSGALNTVTGYGPDYVDVNLQRHEGSVIVLPGAPVRDWPVSSFDALAPEHFAMLLDPAPELVIFGSGARLRFPHPRLVAALTARRIGVETMDFQAACRTYNILMAEGRKVAAALLIER; this is translated from the coding sequence TTGAAACTGCACCAGGACTCGAGCGGCGCGCTCAACACCGTTACCGGCTACGGCCCCGATTATGTCGACGTCAACCTCCAGCGCCACGAAGGAAGTGTCATCGTGCTGCCCGGCGCACCAGTGCGCGATTGGCCCGTGTCGTCGTTCGACGCGCTCGCGCCCGAGCACTTCGCGATGCTGCTCGACCCGGCGCCCGAGCTCGTGATCTTCGGCAGCGGCGCGCGGCTGCGCTTTCCGCATCCGCGACTCGTGGCCGCGCTGACAGCCCGGCGGATCGGCGTCGAAACGATGGATTTCCAGGCCGCGTGCCGCACCTACAACATCCTGATGGCCGAGGGCCGCAAAGTCGCCGCCGCGCTCTTAATTGAACGTTAA
- a CDS encoding EamA family transporter gives MNPVSFVCIITGVMLNACAQLLLKAGVNAVGHFEFSRANIIPVGFKIATQLPIIGGLGCYVLSVVVWILGLSRVDVSIAYPMLSLGYVVNAFAAWYLFGEVLSVQRLVGIGIILIGVLVLARS, from the coding sequence ATGAATCCCGTTTCGTTCGTCTGCATCATCACCGGCGTGATGCTCAACGCCTGTGCGCAACTTCTGCTGAAAGCCGGCGTCAACGCCGTTGGACACTTCGAATTCAGCCGTGCGAACATCATCCCGGTCGGGTTCAAGATCGCGACCCAGCTGCCGATCATCGGCGGTCTCGGCTGCTACGTGCTGAGCGTCGTCGTCTGGATCCTCGGGCTGTCGCGGGTCGACGTGTCGATCGCGTACCCGATGCTGTCGCTCGGCTACGTAGTCAATGCGTTCGCCGCGTGGTACCTGTTCGGCGAAGTGCTGTCGGTGCAGCGGCTCGTCGGCATCGGGATCATCCTGATCGGCGTGCTCGTGCTGGCGCGCAGCTGA
- a CDS encoding bifunctional UDP-4-keto-pentose/UDP-xylose synthase, with product MKAKKVLILGVNGFIGHHLSKRILETTDWEVFGMDMQTDRLGDLVNHERMHFFEGDITINKEWVEYHVKKCDVILPLVAIATPATYVQQPLRVFELDFEANLPIVRSAVKYGKHLVFPSTSEVYGMCSDEQFDPDASALTYGPINKPRWIYACSKQLMDRVIWGYGMEGLNFTLFRPFNWIGPGLDSIYTPKEGSSRVVTQFLGHIVRGENISLVDGGSQKRAFTDIDDGISALMKIIDNKNGVASGKIYNIGNPKNNFSVRELAHKMLELAAEFPEYADSAKQVKLVETTSGAYYGNGYQDVQNRVPKIDNTMQELAWAPQSTFDDALRKIFEAYRGHVADARALVEQQN from the coding sequence ATGAAAGCAAAAAAAGTCCTGATCCTGGGTGTGAACGGCTTCATCGGTCATCACCTGTCGAAACGCATTCTTGAAACCACCGATTGGGAAGTGTTCGGCATGGACATGCAGACCGACCGGTTGGGCGACCTCGTCAACCACGAGCGGATGCATTTCTTCGAAGGCGACATCACGATCAACAAGGAGTGGGTCGAGTATCACGTGAAGAAGTGCGACGTGATCCTGCCGCTCGTCGCGATCGCGACGCCGGCCACCTACGTCCAGCAGCCGCTGCGCGTGTTCGAACTCGACTTCGAGGCGAACCTGCCGATCGTGCGCTCGGCCGTCAAGTACGGCAAGCACCTCGTGTTTCCGTCGACCTCCGAGGTCTACGGCATGTGCTCGGACGAGCAGTTCGACCCGGACGCGTCGGCGCTCACGTACGGCCCGATCAACAAGCCGCGCTGGATCTACGCATGCTCGAAGCAGCTGATGGACCGCGTGATCTGGGGCTACGGGATGGAAGGCCTGAACTTCACGCTGTTCCGTCCGTTCAACTGGATCGGCCCGGGCCTCGACTCGATCTACACGCCGAAGGAAGGCAGCTCGCGCGTGGTCACGCAGTTCCTCGGCCACATCGTGCGCGGCGAGAACATCAGCCTCGTCGACGGCGGCTCGCAAAAGCGCGCGTTCACCGACATCGACGACGGCATCAGCGCGCTGATGAAGATCATCGACAACAAGAACGGCGTCGCGTCGGGCAAGATCTACAACATCGGCAATCCGAAGAACAACTTCTCGGTTCGCGAGCTCGCGCACAAGATGCTCGAACTGGCCGCCGAATTCCCGGAATACGCGGATTCCGCAAAACAGGTGAAGCTCGTCGAGACGACCTCCGGCGCGTACTACGGCAACGGTTACCAGGACGTGCAGAACCGCGTGCCGAAGATCGACAACACGATGCAGGAGCTCGCGTGGGCGCCGCAATCGACGTTCGACGACGCACTGCGCAAGATCTTCGAAGCGTATCGCGGCCATGTCGCCGACGCACGCGCGCTCGTCGAACAGCAGAACTGA